In one window of Musa acuminata AAA Group cultivar baxijiao chromosome BXJ3-2, Cavendish_Baxijiao_AAA, whole genome shotgun sequence DNA:
- the LOC135630677 gene encoding protein NLP2-like, which translates to MDGLPPTGNGGNASQIKDDLSALSELMDFDGFTEAWSPTIADQIFSILNFSDAQQTPATWASFMSPNSIAAQGTKAVPGDTNDDRKENMASQKADLSLGLRNSYCRSYLASDDISSEGISTVSRPFGGVSLTERMLKALLLFKESSCSGILAQVWMPTVQGDQYVLSTSDQPFLLDKNLAGYREVSRNFIFYLKEAPGMFTGLPGRVFVSRTPEWTSNVTYYKKNEYMRVDDAVNHQVRGSLAMPVLDPCEGSCCAVLELVTTVAKPNFNTEMENICNALQVVDLRTIKTQTHQQNLTKSQMSAFSEIFDVLRAVCHGHMLPLALTWVPLWYDDGLNDSRKYDIGDMKSTSGRHILCIQESACYVNDTQMQGFLHACAEHHLEKGQGIAGKALRSNHPSFFPDVKVYDIREYPLAHHARKFSLRAAVAIRLRSIYTGNDDYVLEFFLPINCIGSEEQQLLLNNLSNTLQRICRTLRTVSNAEIAGAEKIAGAEISRAGIHKETDFSMKHSQLMDSDNETTSEMPLEYRNIGSHEQSGDANHDQLNSGSMKHVEKKHSAAEKNISLSLLQRHFSGSLKDAARSIGVCPTTLKKICRQHGISRWPSRKINKVHRSLQKIQNVINSVHGVEGALKYDPSTGCIITAVSSPEKSTLVTLDPKGQDLMPTSSFRQIETEQTLGKIESDCSSVDRHQIGTTGQFKCETDELGVISNDCGREFNFISADGCLFPYTNAQSMHKLPLYSKGISNSSCLLKGAGCHQGSKDDVSLVSHECQNVSTRSSLAALDKLTSPLSSSMTDSSSGSASSHSSFKKSKRLLSQTGPCVTVKATYNGDTVRFKFFPSLGSHHLFEEIGKRLKLLVGTFRLKYRDDEDDWVMLANDSDLEECIDALQNIVSRSIKLQVYDVPCNIGSSSSSNYLKT; encoded by the exons ATGGATGGTTTACCGCCCACGGGTAATGGAGGGAATGCGAGCCAGATTAAAGATGATCTATCTGCCCTGTCGGAGCTCATGGATTTTGATGGTTTTACTGAAGCCTGGAGCCCGACGATTGCAGACCAGATCTTTTCTATCTTAAACTTTTCAGATGCTCAGCAAACGCCTGCTACTTGGGCTTCCTTCATGTCACCGAATAGTATTGCAGCACAAGGTACGAAAGCTGTTCCTGGAGACACTAATGACGACCGCAAGGAGAACATGGCTTCACAAAAAGCTGATTTGTCACTGGGGCTTAGGAATTCCTATTGCCGTAGTTACCTTGCTTCTGATGACATATCCAGTGAAGGGATCTCAACTGTCAGTAGACCTTTTGGAGGTGTGTCTCTTACAGAAAGAATGCTCAAGGCATTGCTCTTGTTTAAGGAATCATCATGTAGTGGAATTCTTGCCCAGGTCTGGATGCCCACTGTGCAGGGTGATCAGTATGTATTAAGTACATCTGACCAGCCTTTTCTCCTAGACAAAAATCTTGCTGGTTACCGAGAAGTTTCaaggaattttattttttatctgaaGGAAGCACCTGGCATGTTCACCGGGCTTCCTGGGCGTGTATTTGTATCCAGGACGCCAGAGTGGACCTCAAATGTCACCTATTACAAAAAAAATGAGTACATGAGAGTGGACGATGCGGTTAATCATCAAGTTCGTGGATCTCTTGCCATGCCTGTGCTTGATCCTTGTGAAGGTTCCTGTTGTGCGGTGCTTGAGCTTGTTACAACAGTGGCTAAGCCCAACTTCAATACGGAAATGGAAAACATTTGCAATGCTTTGCAG GTTGTGGATTTGAGGACCATCAAAACCCAAACTCATCAACAG AACCTCACAAAGAGTCAGATGTCTGCATTTTCAGAAATATTCGATGTTCTGAGAGCTGTTTGTCATGGTCACATGTTGCCTTTGGCACTTACATGGGTACCCCTTTGGTATGACGATGGTTTGAATGACTCCAGGAAATATGATATTGGGGACATGAAGTCAACTTCAGGAAGACATATCCTTTGCATCCAGGAATCCGCTTGCTATGTTAATGACACACAAATGCAAGGTTTTCTTCATGCATGTGCTGAGCATCACCTTGAGAAAGGACAAGGCATTGCTGGAAAAGCACTTCGATCAAATCATCCATCCTTCTTCCCTGATGTAAAAGTATATGATATACGTGAATATCCACTTGCACACCATGCTCGGAAGTTTAGTCTCCGTGCTGCAGTTGCAATCCGGCTGAGGAGCATATACACCGGAAATGATGATTACGTACTTGAGTTCTTTTTACCAATAAATTGTATAGGCAGTGAAGAGCAACAGCTCTTGTTAAATAACCTCTCAAATACTCTACAGAGAATTTGTAGGACCTTGAGAACTGTCTCAAATGCTGAAATAGCTGGAGCAGAGAAAATAGCTGGAGCAGAGATCAGTAGAGCAGGCATTCATAAAGAAACAGATTTCTCAATGAAGCATTCTCAATTAATGGACAGCGATAATGAAACAACATCTGAGATGCCTTTGGAGTATCGGAATATTGGTTCTCATGAACAAAGTGGAGATGCTAATCATGATCAG TTAAATTCTGGCTCTATGAAACATGTGGAGAAAAAACACAGTGCTGCTGAGAAGAATATTAGCTTGAGTCTTCTTCAGCGACACTTTTCTGGAAGTCTCAAGGATGCTGCAAGGAGCATTGGAG TTTGTCCAACAACATTGAAAAAGATATGCAGACAGCATGGGATTTCAAGATGGCCATCTCGCAAGATAAATAAGGTCCATCGTTCATTGCAGAAGatccaaaatgtgataaattctgtGCATGGAGTGGAGGGAGCACTAAAATATGATCCTTCTACTGGGTGCATTATCACAGCAGTCTCCTCTCCAGAAAAGTCAACATTGGTAACATTAGACCCAAAAGGTCAAGACCTTATGCCGACCTCTTCCTTTCGGCAGATTGAAACAGAACAAACTCTTGGGAAAATTGAATCAGATTGCTCTTCTGTTGACAGACACCAAATAGGTACCACTGGCCAGTTTAAATGTGAAACAGATGAACTTGGTGTCATTTCAAATGACTGTGGCAGAGAATTCAACTTTATTTCTGCTGATGGATGCCTGTTCCCATATACTAATGCTCAAAGCATGCACAAACTGCCATTGTATTCTAAAGGTATTTCCAACAGTTCATGTCTTTTAAAAGGAGCAGGATGCCACCAAGGCAGCAAAGATGACGTAAGTTTGGTGAGTCATGAGTGCCAGAACGTGTCAACACGCTCGAGTTTGGCAGCACTGGATAAATTGACAAGCCCTCTTTCTTCTAGTATGACAGACTCTTCCAGTGGCAGTGCATCAAGCCACTCAAGTTTCAAGAAGAGTAAGAGATTACTCTCTCAAACTGGCCCATGTGTAACAGTGAAGGCTACCTACAATGGTGACACTGTTCGATTCAAGTTCTTTCCATCTTTGGGGAGCCACCACTTGTTTGAGGAAATTGGAAAGAGACTGAAATTGCTGGTAGGAACATTCCGGCTTAAGTATAGGGATGATGAGGACGATTGGGTCATGTTGGCGAATGACTCTGACCTTGAGGAGTGCATTGATGCACTACAAAATATTGTATCACGGAGCATAAAGCTTCAAGTCTATGATGTACCATGTAACATTGGCAGTTCATCCAGTAGTAACTACCTAAAGACTTGA
- the LOC103974042 gene encoding glutamine-dependent NAD(+) synthetase-like → MRLLKVASCNLNQWAMDFDNNLQNIKDSISRAKEAGARIRIGPELEVTGYGCEDHFLEQDTVSHAWECLKDILLGDWTEDILCSIGMPIIHAGVRYNCQVFCLNRRILMIRPKMALANDGNYREFRWFSAWTFKDKLIEFQLPTDVSESISQHSAPFGYGYIQLLDASVAAETCEELFTANAPRIALALKGVEIFTNASGSHHQLRKLNLRMDAIKNATRFCGGVYMYSNHQGCDGGRLYYDGCSCIAVNGDIVAQGSQFSLKDVEVSTAIVDLDAVSSYRGSTSSFREQASHQEDVPSVRAPYKLCQAFNLGMVPSSPVEIRYHCPEEEIALGPSCWLWDYLRRSGASGFLLPLSGGADSSAVAAIVGCMCQLVIKDIEDGDDQVKADALRIGQYKNGEFPTDSREFAKRIFYTVYMGTENSSEATRSRAKRLADEIGSWHLNVDIDSVVSALLSLFQTLTGKRLRYKVDGGSNTENLALQNIQARVRMVLAFMLASLMPWVHSKSGFFLVLGSSNVDEGLRGYLTKYDCSSADINPIGSVSKQDLRSFLRWAAIHLHYPSLAEVEAAPPTAELEPIRSDYNQLDEVDMGMTYEELSIYGRLRKIFRCGPVSMFQNLCHKWCSKLTPSEVAEKVKHFFKYYSINRHKMTVLTPSYHAESYSPEDNRFDLRQFLYNSRWPYQFRKIDELVNKAADQRAANLPEQRPEDSDIKSGCGSGTGVVAVGSSNPNAGL, encoded by the exons ATGAGGCTGTTGAAGGTGGCATCATGTAACCTAAACCAATGGGCCATGGATTTTGACAACAATCTGCAGAATATCAAAGATTCAATCTCGAGGGCTAAAGAAGCGGGTGCTAGAATTAGGATAGGTCCAGAGCTTGAAGTTACTGGTTATGGCTGTGAAGATCATTTTCTGGAGCAAGACACTGTTTCTCATGC ATGGGAATGCTTGAAGGATATTCTTTTAGGCGATTGGACTGAGGATATACTGTGTAGTATAGGTATGCCTATAATTCATGCAGGTGTAAGATATAACTGCCAGGTTTTCTGCTTGAATAGAAGGATACTTATGATCCGCCCAAAGATGGCCCTTGCAAATGATGGAAATTACAGGGAATTTCGATGGTTCTCAGCTTGGACTTTTAAAGACAAGCTCATTGAATTCCAACTCCCGACAGATGTCTCTGAGTCCATATCACAGCATTCAGCACCCTTTGGCTATGGTTACATCCAGCTTTTAGATGC ATCTGTGGCTGCTGAAACATGTGAAGAGCTCTTTACTGCTAATGCTCCTCGAATTGCACTAGCATTAAAGGGCGTTGAGATTTTTACGAATGCCAGTGGAAGTCATCATCAGCTGAGAAAGCTTAATCTTCGAATGGATGCAATAAAAAATGCAACCCGTTTTTGTGGAGGCGTTTACATGTACAGTAATCACCAAGGATGCGATGGCGGCCGCCTTTACTATG ATGGATGTTCTTGCATTGCTGTGAACGGAGACATTGTTGCTCAGGGGTCTCAATTTTCCTTGAAAGATGTTGAAGTTTCAACTGCCATTGTAGATCTGGATGCA GTATCTAGTTATCGGGGATCTACAAGTAGTTTTAGAGAGCAAGCAAGTCACCAAGAAGATGTTCCCTCAGTTAGAGCACCATACAAACTTTGTCAAGCATTTAATCTAGGAATGGTTCCTAGTAGTCCGGTGGAG ATTAGGTATCATTGTCCGGAGGAAGAGATTGCTTTAGGTCCTAGTTGTTGGTTATGGGACTATCTAAGAAGAAGTGGAGCATCTGGCTTTTTGCTTCCTCTTTCAGGTGGTGCTGATAGTTCTGCTGTTGCAGCCATTGTTGGTTGCATGTGCCAACTTGTCATAAAAG ATATTGAAGATGGAGATGACCAGGTAAAAGCTGATGCCCTAAGAATTGGCCAGTATAAGAATGGTGAGTTTCCAACAGACAGCAGGGAGTTTGCCAAGCGAATATTCTACACTGTCTATATGGGAACTGAAAACAG TTCTGAAGCAACTAGATCTCGTGCTAAGAGGTTGGCAGATGAAATTGGTTCATGGCACCTAAATGTAGATATTGATAGTGTTGTTTCTGCACTGCTTTCTTTGTTTCAAACTCTTACAGGAAAGCGTCTGCGTTACAAG GTTGATGGAGGATCCAATACAGAGAATCTAGCACTGCAAAATATTCAAGCTCGAGTTAGAATGGTGCTCGCATTTATGCTAGCATCTCTTATGCCATGGGTTCATAGCAAATCTGGCTTTTTTCTTGTGTTAGGCAGCTCAAATGTGGATGAAGGTTTACGTGGTTACTTGACAAAG TATGACTGCAGTTCAGCAGATATAAATCCGATTGGGAGTGTAAGCAAGCAAGATCTCCGGTCTTTTCTACGTTGGGCTGCAATTCATCTTCACTATCCTTCATTGGCAGAGGTTGAAGCAGCACCTCCAACCGCAGAACTCGAGCCTATCCGTTCTGACTATAACCAG TTGGATGAAGTGGACATGGGCATGACTTATGAGGAATTATCGATTTATGGGAGGCTGAGGAAAATTTTCCGATGTGGACCTGTGTCTATGTTTCAG AATCTGTGTCATAAGTGGTGCAGTAAATTAACTCCATCAGAGGTAGCAGAGAAAGTAAAACACTTCTTCAAGTACTACTCCATCAATCGGCATAAGATGACAGTGTTGACTCCCTCGTATCATGCTGAG AGCTACTCACCTGAAGATAACAGATTTGACCTTCGTCAATTCCTGTACAACTCAAGATGGCCTTATCAGTTTCGAAAGATCGACGAGCTCGTCAATAAAGCAGCTGATCAAAGAGCAGCTAATCTTCCAGAGCAAAGACCAGAAGATTCAGATATCAAGTCGGGCTGCGGAAGTGGCACAGGAGTCGTGGCAGTGGGATCCAGCAATCCAAATGCTGGCCTTTAG
- the LOC135631799 gene encoding FRIGIDA-like protein 3, which translates to MDDAQSVATLFDSTTSKIQQLQQAFAELERHSAISLNLKWKELEEHFHGLEKSLKTRFDELEDQEKEYVTEVTEAQQMLEKQETAVVAKELASLERLQEKRDAALSVLFDKHGTSSLEPVVKGVNNSMTDPILKENSGVGAAKSGMEDVCPAEKGSVCIEPPTELMKLCEEMDAQGLHKFISDNHKNVISIREEIPVALKRAANPFSLVLDSLKGFYAGEILSSDGKKDVSLLGLRRTCLMLMESLEQLLADGVPDSLFDNQRLTSDIKEKAKVIAKEWKPKLDQLDIEATSGNSLEAHAFLQLLATFDIDSQFDQDEICKLIPAVTRRRQTVNLCRSLGLSHKMPGLIEVLLNSGRQIEAVNLAYAFKLTEQFPPVPLLKAYLKEAKKVSQVKAGSMSPGAQNEMNERELSALKAVIKCIEEHKLEEQYPVDPLQKRILLLEKAKADKRRAAEAAKPQTKRPRANGSSYPRINIMPDKSFHRSPFERYPYAYDRQYVYAAETHHPTPMGSAPYTIPRTHSTFYGNVHQVQYQTAYLY; encoded by the exons ATGGATGATGCACAATCAGTCGCAACACTTTTTGATTCTACAACATCAAAAATACAGCAGTTACAACAGGCATTTGCTGAACTTGAGCGTCACAGTGCCATATCCTTGAACTTAAAATggaaagaacttgaagaacatttTCATGGACTCGAGAAGTCTCTAAAGACAAGGTTTGACGAGTTGGAGGATCAGGAAAAAGAATATGTTACAGAAGTCACTGAAGCCCAGCAAATGTTGGAGAAGCAGGAGACTGCTGTTGTGGCCAAGGAGCTTGCATCTCTGGAACGGTTGCAGGAAAAAAGAGATGCTGCTCTATCTGTTTTGTTTGATAAACATGGAACTTCTTCTTTGGAACCTGTTGTTAAGGGGGTGAACAACAGCATGACTGATCCTATTTTAAAAGAAAACTCTGGTGTTGGAGCTGCCAAATCTGGCATGGAAGATGTATGTCCTGCAGAAAAAGGAAGTGTGTGCATTGAGCCACCTACAGAGCTGATGAAACTATGTGAAGAAATGGATGCACAAGGACTACATAAATTCATTTCAGATAATCATAAAAACGTAATCTCTATACGTGAGGAAATTCCGGTGGCGTTAAAACGTGCAGCCAATCCTTTCAGCTTGGTTTTAGATTCCTTGAAAGGCTTCTATGCTGGAGAAATTCTAAGTTCAGATGGAAAAAAAGATGTAAGCCTATTGGGCCTGCGAAGGACTTGTCTCATGTTAATGGAATCTCTTGAACAACTGTTGGCTGATGGTGTACCAGATTCCCTTTTCGATAACCAAAGACTTACATCAGATATCAAAGAGAAAGCAAAGGTGATAGCTAAAGAATGGAAGCCAAAGTTGGATCAACTTGACATTGAAGCCACTAGTGGAAACTCATTGGAAGCACATGCATTTCTACAGCTTTTGGCTACTTTTGATATTGATTCACAATTTGATCAAGATGAAATCTGCAAACTTATTCCAGCTGTTACACGGCGCCGTCAAACTGTTAACTTGTGTCGTTCACTTGGTTTGTCGCATAAAATGCCAG GTTTGATTGAAGTTCTACTGAATAGTGGGAGGCAAATTGAGGCCGTTAATCTTGCCTATGCATTTAAACTCACAGAACAATTTCCACCAGTGCCATTACTTAAAGCATATCTGAAGGAGGCGAAAAAAGTTTCACAGGTCAAAGCTGGAAGCATGTCTCCTGGTGCGCAG AATGAAATGAATGAACGGGAACTATCTGCCCTTAAAGCGGTCATCAAATGCATTGAAGAGCACAAACTTGAGGAGCAATaccctgttgatccgcttcagaagcGCATCCTTCTGCTAGAGAAGGCAAAGGCCGACAAGAGGAGGGCTGCTGAAGCTGCAAAGCCGCAAACCAAGAGGCCCCGTGCCAATGGCAGCAGTTACCCTCGTATTAACATCATGCCTGACAAAAGCTTCCATCGATCACCCTTTGAGAGGTACCCATACGCATATGATAGGCAGTACGTTTATGCTGCTGAAACTCATCATCCTACGCCAATGGGTTCTGCGCCATATACCATCCCCCGCACACATTCCACGTTCTATGGTAATGTCCACCAGGTCCAGTACCAGACCGCCTATCTTTATTAA
- the LOC103973024 gene encoding transcription factor bHLH153 codes for MMMTEMVDHKRRSHDGFVVPSKVSGPPRSQRDSSGEKRLKAGGGAGVGANISTKEKKDKIGERVAKLQQLVSPFGKSDTASVLSEATAYIKFLHDQVQVLSAPYLQTTMIETVEERECYSLRSRGLCLVPVASTLKIAQSNGADLWAPANSNRRP; via the exons atgatgatgacAGAAATGGTGGATCACAAACGACGAAGCCATGATGGCTTTGTTGTTCCCAGCAAGGTGAGCGGCCCGCCAAGAAGTCAAAGGGACAGCAGTGGGGAGAAGAGGCTCAAGGCTGGTGGTGGAGCCGGAGTAGGAGCCAACATCTCCACCAAG GAAAAGAAGGACAAGATTGGAGAGCGAGTGGCGAAGCTACAACAGCTAGTGTCACCGTTTGGAAAG TCAGATACAGCATCTGTTCTCTCAGAGGCCACTGCTTATATTAAAttcctacatgatcaagtccag GTGCTGAGTGCTCCATATCTTCAGACAACAATGATTGAGACAGTGGAG GAGAGAGAATGTTACAGCCTCAGAAGCCGTGGCCTGTGTCTTGTGCCAGTAGCCTCCACACTCAAGATTGCCCAAAGCAATGGTGCTGATCTGTGGGCACCAGCAAACTCAAACAGAAGACCATAA
- the LOC135631539 gene encoding uncharacterized protein LOC135631539, with protein sequence MEAKILWKHVTNPPAAKSTGIPAKSNKQNLRKSTSQKVASSFTRVCLCAPISSYNEVFRAEVPPRRSYSCTRSKSVVASSERTVSTRTSAEGRRVFRGKSLTDDVLMRRFVVEEEAMTQQRRRNQMEFVRKRNAMRRKKIGPSPLSRMAMAEEEE encoded by the coding sequence ATGGAGGCCAAAATTCTATGGAAGCATGTGACGAATCCTCCAGCAGCGAAGTCTACCGGAATCCCAGCCAAGTCCAACAAGCAGAATCTAAGGAAATCCACCTCCCAAAAGGTAGCCTCTTCCTTCACTCGGGTCTGCCTCTGCGCTCCCATCTCCTCCTACAACGAGGTGTTCCGAGCAGAAGTCCCGCCGCGACGAAGCTACAGTTGTACGAGGTCGAAATCCGTCGTGGCGTCGTCGGAAAGGACCGTAAGCACGAGGACTTCTGCCGAGGGACGAAGAGTGTTCCGGGGGAAGTCACTGACGGATGACGTGCTGATGAGAAGGTTTGTGGTGGAAGAGGAGGCGATGACGCAGCAGAGGAGGAGGAACCAGATGGAGTTCGTCAGGAAGAGGAATGCCATGAGAAGGAAAAAGATTGGGCCGAGTCCTCTCAGTAGGATGGCAATGGCCGAGGAAGAAGAGTAG